TGCGTGCGCAGGCACGCGAGGAGATCCACGAGTGCGCGCTCGGCACCGCCCAGGATTCCCACGGGATTGAGGAACAGGATCCGCACGCGGACGCGACCGAATCAGACCCGCCCGGTGCGGTCAAGGCGATGCAGATACGCGTCCAGCACGGTGCGCGCATGGGCGCTCCACGTGAAGCGCGCGGCCCGTGCATGCCGCGTCTCCGCGGATGGCGCGGGCACGCGGCCCGTGAGCAGGGCATCCACCGTCTCCGCCCAGGCGGCCACGTCGCCCACCGGGCAGTACGTGCAGGCGTCGGCGCCCACTTCGCGCAGCACCGGCAGGTCGCTGGCCACCACGGGGACACCACACGCCAGCGCTTCGATGACGGGCAGGCCGAAGCCCTCCGCGTCACTGGGCACCAGCACCGCGCGGGCGCGCCGGTACAGGCCCGCGAGCGTGGCCCGCTCCTGCCGGGGCGGTTGCAGCAGCGCGTCCTTCAAGCCGAGCCGCGCCACCTGTGCCTGTTGGGCCGCGTCCAGTTCTCCGCCCTGCTGCACCAGCATGAGGTCCGGATGCCGGGCGCGCAGCGCCGCGAAGACGTCGAAGAGCACGTCCAGGCGTTTGCGACGGATGGCGCTGCCCACGTGCAGCAGATACGGCCGGCCCTTCAGCGGTGCGAGCACGGCTTCGCTGGCGTCTCCGGGAACGGAGTCGAGCCGGTACTCCGGCGAGACTCCGTAGGGCGCCCACACCAAGCGCTCGGGAGGCACCACGCCGTGCGCGAGCAGCTCGTCGCGGACCTGCTGCGTGCTGTGGAAGACGATGGCCGCGCGCTCCAGGCCCTTGAGCGTGGCTCTCGCCATCAGGCGGAACCACGTGGGGCGCGGTTCGCGATGGGGTTCCAGGACGGAACGGAAGGCGTCCAGGTCATGGCAGAAGACGCCGGTGCGCTCCGAGGGCAGCGTGTGGACGAGCTGCG
This DNA window, taken from Corallococcus coralloides DSM 2259, encodes the following:
- a CDS encoding glycosyltransferase family 4 protein, with the translated sequence MDPREEGWPSMDLVGEALVEGLSAFPSEVGVTRVRPSIPHAVRTLPRVGSRKAAFNADRLLTRFGLYPARLLRERVGPDAFHVVDHTYAQLVHTLPSERTGVFCHDLDAFRSVLEPHREPRPTWFRLMARATLKGLERAAIVFHSTQQVRDELLAHGVVPPERLVWAPYGVSPEYRLDSVPGDASEAVLAPLKGRPYLLHVGSAIRRKRLDVLFDVFAALRARHPDLMLVQQGGELDAAQQAQVARLGLKDALLQPPRQERATLAGLYRRARAVLVPSDAEGFGLPVIEALACGVPVVASDLPVLREVGADACTYCPVGDVAAWAETVDALLTGRVPAPSAETRHARAARFTWSAHARTVLDAYLHRLDRTGRV